The following coding sequences are from one Triticum dicoccoides isolate Atlit2015 ecotype Zavitan chromosome 4A, WEW_v2.0, whole genome shotgun sequence window:
- the LOC119288726 gene encoding chemocyanin-like, translating to MAMAQGRGSAAQGFALGFLVLCLLLGADTAGAATYNVDWSFAAGSWPSRKTFRAGDVLVFSYNPIVHNVVAVDAGGYNSCRGSGATHTYTSGSDRVTLVPGTNYFICSLSGHCGLGMKMAVTAN from the exons ATGGCAATGGCTCAGGGAAGAGGCAgtgcggcgcagggcttcgccctcGGCTTCCTCGTGCTGTGCCTCCTCCTCGGCGCCGACACCGCCGGCGCCGCCACCTACAACGTCGACTGGTCGTTCGCCGCCGGCAGCTGGCCCAGCCGCAAGACCTTCCGCGCAGGGGACGTCCTCG TGTTCAGCTACAACCCGATCGTGCACAACGTGGTGGCGGTGGACGCCGGCGGCTACAACAGCTGCCGCGGCTCCGGCGCGACGCACACCTACACCTCGGGGAGCGACCGCGTGACCCTCGTCCCCGGGACGAACTACTTCATCTGCAGCCTCAGCGGCCACTGCGGGCTCGGGATGAAGATGGCCGTCACTGCAAACTGA